Proteins co-encoded in one Kutzneria chonburiensis genomic window:
- a CDS encoding general stress protein, translating to MSVTSSFSSQDRQAGPPRLPTRPTGWPIGSYEEYGQAQRAVDFLAESEFPVQDVTIVGVDLMLVERVTGRLSWRRVLGAGAASGAWFGLFVGVMLSLFTGGQQTGGLLQIAVCLVLGVLFFMVFAAVGYASTRGRRDFQSSSQLVAGRYDVLCQPRNAEQGRDLLAKLAMRPASGPA from the coding sequence ATATCGGTGACGAGTTCGTTCTCATCGCAGGACAGGCAGGCCGGCCCGCCGCGACTGCCGACCAGGCCGACCGGCTGGCCGATCGGCTCCTACGAGGAGTACGGGCAGGCCCAGCGCGCCGTCGACTTCCTGGCCGAGAGCGAGTTCCCGGTGCAGGACGTGACCATCGTCGGGGTCGACCTGATGCTGGTGGAACGGGTCACCGGCCGGCTGTCCTGGCGGCGGGTGCTCGGCGCCGGCGCGGCTTCGGGCGCCTGGTTCGGCCTGTTCGTCGGCGTCATGCTGAGCCTGTTCACCGGTGGCCAGCAGACCGGTGGCCTGCTCCAGATCGCCGTCTGCCTGGTGCTGGGTGTCCTGTTCTTCATGGTGTTCGCGGCCGTCGGCTACGCGTCCACGCGCGGCCGGCGGGACTTCCAGTCCTCCAGCCAGCTGGTCGCCGGCCGGTACGACGTGCTGTGCCAGCCCCGCAACGCCGAGCAGGGCCGCGACCTGCTGGCCAAGCTGGCCATGCGCCCGGCGAGCGGCCCGGCGTAA